From the Streptococcus hyointestinalis genome, the window GTAAAGGCGATAGCTAATCCTGCTGAGGTGAGAGGAGCTTTCATGGTCACCGCTAGAAAACTCGCTGCTCCTGCTAACATCAACAGCTCCGGATGTGCAATCCCTAAAAAGGTGTGAGACACTTCAAAGAGCATTAACCCCAATAAACTGCCCAAGGCAAAAGAGGGCGTCAAAGTACCTCCATAAGCTCCTGCTCCAAGACAAAGCAAGACCACAATCGCTTTGATTACAAATAGGACTGCTGCTCTTGAAAAGCCAATACCATTAAAAGCTTCCTGCACTAGGGCGCTTCCATTTCCCAAAATAGAGGGAAAAATGAGCGCAAAACTCCCTGTCACCAGTGTCGCTAAAGGAAGTGTGTACAAAATCGCCCTATCCTTTTTGCGATAATGGTTTACCTTTTGGGTTAGAGAGCGAAAACAGCCAGCCAAGGGCGCAATCAGAATCGCAAGAAGAACCAGCACTGGCAGATTGTTGCTCGAAAACGACACTTTTGCCACATCATACATCGCATGGCTAGTGACGATGGGGTTGGACAGAGCTGTCGCTGCGTAAGTCGTAAAGAGAACGATAACACCGCTTCGCAATGAAAAGGTCAGGGCAAAGGTCTCAAAAGCAAAGAAAAAGCTGGACAAAGGCACCTGATAAACAGCCGCCAAACCTGCCGAAGCACCGCACACAATCAGCAAATGCTTGTCCTTTAAGGTCAGCGCAAATTGATGTCCAACACGCCCTGCACTCAGCGCCCCAAACTCACGTGG encodes:
- a CDS encoding chloride channel protein, with the translated sequence MAKLPYNIRLCLAVLLTSFFAGLSGILMHELLNVVEWLAYGKSMENFLTLVTHTTPIRRLLAIFVMGILVAIFWYHLQRKHALVSIKEQSTSSKESSLRPRFWQHILHTFVQIAFVGAGGPVGKEGAPREFGALSAGRVGHQFALTLKDKHLLIVCGASAGLAAVYQVPLSSFFFAFETFALTFSLRSGVIVLFTTYAATALSNPIVTSHAMYDVAKVSFSSNNLPVLVLLAILIAPLAGCFRSLTQKVNHYRKKDRAILYTLPLATLVTGSFALIFPSILGNGSALVQEAFNGIGFSRAAVLFVIKAIVVLLCLGAGAYGGTLTPSFALGSLLGLMLFEVSHTFLGIAHPELLMLAGAASFLAVTMKAPLTSAGLAIAFTKQDPMLLIPILFCVFLTTTLHQFLTKEN